From the Streptomyces sp. KMM 9044 genome, one window contains:
- a CDS encoding DegV family protein yields MSRHVAIVTDSTAYLPARTMERHGITAVPLTVVLGDRALEEGTEFSTRSLAQALQKRRPVTTSRPGPEVFAATYRRAAEAGAAGIVSLHLSAELSGTYDAAVVAAREAPVPVRVVDTGMIAMALGFCALAAAEAAEAGGTVDDAVTAAEKRAAGTAAYFYVDTLDYLRRGGRIGAAQALLGSALAVKPLLQLAGGRIEPLEKVRTASKAIARLEEIAAERAGGAEVDIAVHHLTAPERASALADRLKVRVPGLTELHVSEVGAVIGAHTGPGLLGVVVSARRGGGGTAPGPYG; encoded by the coding sequence ATGTCCCGCCATGTCGCTATCGTCACCGATTCAACGGCCTACCTTCCGGCCCGGACGATGGAGCGGCACGGCATCACGGCGGTCCCCCTGACCGTGGTCCTCGGCGACCGCGCGCTCGAAGAGGGCACCGAGTTCTCCACCCGCTCCCTCGCCCAGGCGCTCCAGAAGCGGCGGCCGGTGACGACGTCCCGGCCCGGCCCCGAGGTCTTCGCCGCGACCTACCGCCGGGCAGCCGAGGCCGGCGCCGCCGGCATCGTCTCCCTCCACCTCTCCGCCGAACTCTCCGGCACCTACGACGCGGCGGTCGTCGCGGCCCGCGAGGCGCCGGTGCCGGTGCGGGTGGTGGACACCGGCATGATCGCCATGGCGCTCGGATTCTGCGCGCTCGCGGCGGCGGAGGCCGCGGAGGCGGGCGGCACCGTGGACGACGCCGTCACGGCTGCGGAGAAACGGGCGGCGGGCACCGCCGCCTACTTCTACGTCGACACCCTGGACTATCTGCGCCGGGGCGGACGCATCGGGGCCGCGCAGGCCCTGCTGGGGTCGGCGCTCGCCGTCAAGCCGCTGCTCCAACTGGCCGGCGGCCGCATCGAACCCCTGGAGAAGGTGCGCACGGCGTCGAAGGCCATCGCCCGCCTGGAGGAGATCGCGGCCGAGCGGGCGGGCGGCGCCGAGGTCGACATCGCCGTCCACCACCTCACCGCCCCGGAGCGTGCCTCGGCTCTCGCGGACCGGCTGAAGGTGCGGGTGCCCGGACTGACCGAGCTGCACGTCAGCGAGGTCGGCGCGGTGATCGGGGCGCACACGGGACCGGGCCTGCTGGGGGTCGTGGTCTCGGCCCGACGAGGCGGCGGCGGGACCGCGCCGGGGCCGTACGGGTGA
- a CDS encoding ComEA family DNA-binding protein codes for MALRSRSHPPSRSAAATSGPGRAPASDGRARHRRPTTAGTARGPGPGLRPGGRETRRGHRLRGGRDRDASAEELVRRAEALFGEGTGPGTRGVGGVGRTRRVPTWAVGGEDESVARSGRGPAAARGDVDGGEAGTWEEVPEPAASDPVSPGERRPVGRTVLALRERLPLWVRTRCGLERRSVVALSVLLVLAVGFAAQHFWAGRTQPVRAPEVVGAAVPRAGDGAGSTPVTSAGAVGEAPGTSAGSGTAMAGTALPEIVVDVGGKVRDPGVHRLPAGSRVADALRAAGGVRPGTRTDGLNRARFLVDGEQVIVGGPPPTGAGAGQAPAAGGPAGVAPGAGPATPVSLNTATLDQLDGLPGVGPVLARHILDYRTRNGGFRSVDELREVNGIGDRRFADLKNLVRP; via the coding sequence ATGGCACTTCGATCACGTTCGCATCCACCGTCGCGTTCGGCCGCGGCGACCAGCGGCCCGGGGCGCGCGCCCGCGTCCGACGGACGGGCCCGGCACCGCCGGCCGACCACTGCCGGTACCGCAAGAGGGCCGGGGCCGGGGCTGAGGCCCGGTGGTCGGGAGACCCGGCGCGGGCACCGGCTCCGGGGCGGCCGGGACCGGGACGCCTCGGCGGAGGAGCTCGTGCGCCGGGCGGAGGCGCTGTTCGGGGAGGGAACAGGGCCCGGCACTCGGGGCGTCGGAGGCGTCGGGCGGACCCGGCGTGTGCCGACCTGGGCCGTGGGTGGTGAGGACGAGTCGGTAGCGCGATCCGGGAGGGGCCCGGCCGCAGCCCGTGGCGATGTGGACGGAGGGGAGGCGGGGACCTGGGAGGAGGTTCCGGAGCCGGCCGCCTCGGACCCGGTGTCGCCGGGGGAGCGGCGGCCGGTCGGCCGGACGGTGCTCGCGCTGCGGGAGCGGTTGCCGTTGTGGGTGCGGACGCGGTGCGGGCTGGAACGGCGGAGCGTGGTCGCGCTGTCGGTGCTGCTCGTGCTGGCGGTGGGGTTCGCCGCGCAGCACTTCTGGGCCGGGCGGACCCAGCCCGTGCGGGCGCCGGAGGTGGTGGGAGCGGCCGTGCCCCGGGCCGGGGACGGAGCGGGAAGCACGCCGGTCACCTCGGCGGGGGCCGTCGGCGAGGCCCCCGGCACGAGTGCGGGCTCCGGTACGGCCATGGCGGGCACGGCGCTGCCCGAGATCGTGGTCGACGTCGGCGGCAAGGTCCGCGACCCGGGCGTTCACCGTCTCCCGGCCGGCTCACGGGTCGCGGACGCGCTGCGGGCGGCGGGCGGAGTACGGCCCGGGACCAGGACCGACGGGCTCAACCGTGCCCGGTTCCTCGTGGACGGGGAGCAGGTGATCGTCGGCGGCCCGCCGCCGACGGGGGCGGGGGCCGGCCAGGCACCGGCGGCGGGCGGTCCGGCCGGGGTGGCGCCGGGCGCCGGGCCCGCGACACCGGTGTCCCTCAACACCGCGACGCTGGATCAACTGGACGGCCTTCCGGGGGTCGGCCCCGTACTGGCCCGGCACATTCTCGACTACCGTACCCGCAACGGCGGTTTCCGCTCGGTGGACGAACTGCGGGAAGTGAACGGCATCGGCGACCGCCGCTTCGCGGACCTGAAGAACCTCGTACGGCCGTGA